One genomic window of Octopus bimaculoides isolate UCB-OBI-ISO-001 chromosome 2, ASM119413v2, whole genome shotgun sequence includes the following:
- the LOC106869600 gene encoding F-box only protein 30 yields the protein MPKYFNLINDDDEEDCESWKLLELQQVHAHCHDCYNSSCTEGEDGNYTTPDGQMRCCPVTSCENSCGAVYHECKGPEHNLLCSFERVPCINVNYGCPIIMHRAALGRHLEVCPASVIFCSFEWNRWPMHSTENGVKAPLPLENRHLRSRQLDVALALRDQRMLIETRKAPRRTRHILRNSLTQRHPAAPFLHHSSSFDSDNLNSAGTSQTVSDDDSDGPWENAKSPPGLQRSVCSKLFRTTDQQNSPTSPEERSDQVVNRKIKLNTQTKSKSLDNSQKCTQLGLDYPIICSHCKNSQSNIAMELPDINSSKSHCQESECLNKCCHYSAQTTNEKSINSQQNMNIHEIANVHINEMDSEEVAGMACQAPNCELMTEDGSSSKSVQTVKLNELLGVSLNIECMTRYQPKPRSMFTFLCAQEFRRDEYAWHYKNVHDDIHCGLNGWLEQRCPLAHSGCTFSFCRFYPDQVNYKIIHSSLVESFGVKTSWNCEENASKSVHEIQPSAPLTMHCECKKKSQGKTLPKSREVTPEIVTSSQYDSMVRVVNVDQKKEEIQQPDCDFLTALPYELLQQILQNLDSFSLCNLAASSKYLRDVCSSLLETRGLVTLIWQKKIDETTGEGHWKIAYKKWNFSPAFTPVKRWEFNGSNPLSEHLKVCSYNQDHSLTAEPFCLALNINSNQSTTEEGEADNLSCPN from the exons ATGCCCAAATATTTTAATCTA ataaatgatgatgatgaagaagattgtGAAAGCTGGAAGTTATTGGAGCTGCAACAGGTGCATGCCCATTGCCATGATTGTTACAATAGTTCTTGTACCGAAGGTGAAGATGGAAATTATACCACTCCAGATGGCCAAATGCGCTGTTGCCCTGTCACAAGCTGTGAAAATAGCTGTGGTGCAGTTTATCATGAATGCAAAGGACCAGAGCATAATCTGCTCTGTTCCTTTGAACGAGTGCCTTGTATCAATGTAAATTATGGCTGCCCCATAATCATGCATCGAGCAGCTCTTGGAAGACATCTTGAAGTCTGTCCAGCTAGTGTGATATTTTGTTCCTTTGAATGGAATCGCTGGCCCATGCATTCAACAGAAAATGGGGTGAAAGCACCTTTGCCTCTGGAAAACCGTCACCTTCGTTCCCGGCAACTTGATGTAGCACTTGCTCTTCGAGATCAACGAATGTTAATCGAAACCCGAAAGGCCCCTCGAAGGACGCGTCACATACTTAGGAATTCTCTTACCCAGCGCCACCCAGCTGCTCCCTTTTTACACCACAGTAGTTCCTTTGACTCTGACAACTTGAATTCAGCTGGTACTTCACAGACAGTTtctgacgatgatagtgatgggcCATGGGAAAATGCAAAATCTCCACCAGGACTACAGCGTAGTGTTTGCAGCAAACTTTTCCGTACTACTGATCAACAAAATTCACCAACTTCACCAGAGGAACGCTCTGACCAAGTTGTAAAcaggaaaattaaattaaatactcaaacaaaatcaaaaagtttAGATAATTCACAAAAATGTACTCAATTAGGACTAGATTATCCAATAATATGTTCCCATTGTAAGAATTCTCAATCCAATATTGCCATGGAATTGCCTGATATAAATTCTTCAAAGAGCCACTGTCAAGAATCAGAATGCCTTAATAAATGTTGCCATTATTCAGCTCAAACAACGAATGAAAAGTCAATTAACTCTCAGCAGAATATGAACATCCATGAAATAGCTAATGTCCATATCAATGAAATGGATTCAGAAGAAGTGGCTGGGATGGCATGCCAAGCTCCTAACTGTGAGCTGATGACTGAAGATGGCAGTTCCTCAAAATCAGTCCAGACTGTGAAATTAAATGAACTACTTGGTGTTTCTTTGAACATTGAATGCATGACACGGTATCAACCGAAACCCAGGTCTATGTTTACATTCCTCTGTGCTCAAGAATTCCGTCGTGATGAATATGCTTGGCACTATAAAAATGTCCACGATGATATCCACTGTGGGTTAAATGGTTGGCTTGAGCAACGATGTCCACTTGCTCACAGTGGGTGTACATTTTCCTTTTGCCGGTTTTATCCCGATCAGGTAAACTATAAAATTATCCATAGTAGTTTAGTGGAAAGTTTTGGAGTAAAAACTTCATGGAACTGCGAGGAAAATGCTTCAAAATCTGTACATGAAATTCAACCATCAGCACCTCTTACAATGCATTGTGAATGTAAGAAAAAATCCCAAGGGAAGACTCTTCCGAAGTCTCGAGAAGTGACTCCTGAAATTGTTACGTCCAGCCAGTATGATTCTATGGTGCGTGTTGTTAATGTTgaccaaaagaaagaagaaatacaacAACCGGATTGTGACTTCCTAACAGCATTGCCATATGAACTGTtgcaacaaatactgcaaaatctTGACAGTTTTAGTTTATGTAACTTAGCTGCGAGCAGTAAATATCTGAGAGACGTCTGTTCAAGTCTGTTAGAAACTCGTGGTCTTGTGACtttaatttggcaaaagaaaattgATGAAACCACTGGGGAAGGTCACTGGAAAATTGCTTATAAG AAATGGAACTTCAGTCCAGCGTTTACTCCAGTAAAACGATGGGAATTTAATGGTTCTAACCCTCTCTCTGAACATCTCAAGGTTTGCTCTTATAATCAGGACCATTCTTTAACAGCAGAACCATTTTGTCTTGCACTAAACATTAATAGCAACCAATCTACAACAGAAGAGGGGGAAGCAGATAATTTATCCTGCCCTAATTGA